In Solidesulfovibrio fructosivorans JJ], the sequence GACTTTAACGGTTACTGCGGGATAGCGTCGTCGCATCCCTCACCGTCACCGTTGCAAGTTTTGGGGAGGGGAGAGCGCGAGAGGGGAACCCTTTTTCCAAAAAGGGTTCCCCTCTCGCACGTTTTCCCTCTCCCTAATCATCCTTCCAACTGATGGTCAGGCTGCGTCGGCCCCATTGGATGGCGCCGCATTGGTCGTCGCCGTAGTAGATGTCGATGCTTTTGTTGTGGCGGCGGTGCATCACGTCGAGGACCTTGTATTTTCCGGGCAGGCCTTCGATGGTGATGACGTCGCCATGGTCGAGGCCCATTTGGAGCAGGTCCGGCGACACGGCCACGGCCTTGATGCCGGGGGTGAGCGTATCGCCCCAGGCGCCGCGCGCGGCGCGGGCCTTGCGTTTGGAGCGCTTTTTCCCCACCGAGCAGGCGGTGTAGGCCATGGCTTTGACGCGCAGGGTTCTGATGGAGGAATGGCTGGTTTCGATGAAAACGGAGTCGGGATCGACGATTTCGCCCAGGGCGGCGTAGGTGAGTCTGGCGGGGGCGGTTTGGGACTGGAGCTGCTGCGGAGTGGTTTGTTTGGCGTCGGGGGTCCTGGCGCAGCCGGATTGGACGACGAGTGTCGCGGCCAGGGCCAGGGGGAGTATGGTAAAATAAATAGTTCGCATCGTCGCTCCATGGCTTCATGACGCCGAGGAGGCCGCATGCGTCGGCGTCCGGTAAAAAAGACGCCTTGGAGGGGGAAGGGCCTATGGGACCTGACCGCTGCCAGGTCGTCTCGGTGTCCGCGTGGTGGAGTGGCTCGCGTAGCGAGAGGATTTGCCCCGGAGCCGACAGCCGGCGCGGAGCGGGACAACGACGTGCTGCATAATGATGCGGTCGTTGCGACAAGGCTTGGTTGGTCGCGGAGGGGACGCGGTCGCTTTGGGGGCTGCCTGATGCGGATGGTTTTCAGGCAGCGGCGGCGGTTCCGGTCTGCATCTGCCAGAAGGCGACAACCGTTGCTTGTAGCCTACATATGCCTTGCCTTGGAGCCTCTGTCAAGGGGAACGCTGGAACGAGCCGGCGCGTCCCCTTGACTGGCAGTCAATGCGGCAGGTTACCCGGCCTGGGGATCGTCGTCCGGGCCGGCCGGTTTTTCGGTCGCGGCGGCAGTCCGGTCCGCATCCCCTTCGGTCGAGGTTTTTTCCCCGGTCGGTTCTTTTCCTTCGGCCGCCTGGGGGTTGGCTTCGGCCGCATCGGCCTGGTCGGTTTTCGCGGCGTCGGGGTTCTTGGCCGCCTCGGCCTCGGCCTGCTTGCGCGCCTTTTCCTCCTTGCGGGACTTGTCCACGAACCACGACACCCAGATGCCAAGCTCGTAGAGGACGACCATGGGGCCGGCCATGAGCAGCTGGTTCACGGCGTCCGGGGTCGGGGTGAGGATGGCGGCCACGACAAAGCTCAAAAGGATGGCCCAGCGGCGGAACTTGCGCAGCGTCTTGGTGGTGACGAGCCCGAGGCTGGTCAGGAAGAAGATGAAAACCGGCAGCTCGAAGATGATGCCGAAGGCGAAAAGCAGGGTTACGGCCAGGGAAAAATAGGCGCTGATGGTCGGCATGACCGTGATGTAGTCCGAGGCGTAGTCCACAAAGAACTTGAACCCGAACGGGAACACGACGAAATAGCCGAACAGCGCGCCGCCGACGAAAAATACGGCCGTGGCCACAGCCACGGGGATGATGATCTTGCGTTCTTCCTTGTAGAGTCCCGGTGCGACGAATTTCCAGAGCTGATAGAAGATGTACGGGCTGGCCACGAACGCGCCGGCCACCAGCGCCAGCTTCATGACGGTGAAGAAGGTTTCCGGCAGGCTGGTGGCGATCAGCTTGCTGCCGCCGGGCATGACCTGCATGAGCGGATGCAGGAGGATTTCGAGCAGCTTCTCGGCGAAGGCGTAGCAGGCGGCGAAACCCACGCCCACGGCGATGAGGCAGCGCACCAGGCGCGTGCGCAGTTCGACGAGGTGCTCGAGGAGCGGCGCTTCCTTCATATCCCCGTGCTTCCCGGGTGAAGGCGGCGGCGTGGTCGCCGGGGGGGCGGCGGCATCGCCGACAGGGGCGGGAGGATCGGCCGGAGGCGGCGGCGTGTTGCCGCCCGAGGCATCGGTCTCGGGCGCGGCCGGCGAGGTTTCGGCGGTCGAGGCGGCGTCTCCGGTCGTGGCGGGGGTATTGTCGATGGCGTCTTTTTCAGGCGTGTCGGTCATGCGCTCCTCTTTTTGCGGCGGGAAGCGGATTCCCGGGCGGTCCGCGCCGCGCCTTGCGGTTACGGCAGGAAACGATTCGGGTCAAGGGGCGCCGGCTGTTGCGCGTGTTTGTCCAAAAGGCGCTGGGGGGAAACCTTTCTTGCAGAAAGGTTCTCCCCCCAGACCCCCTTTCCAAAGACTTTTAATAGAATTCAGTTGTTACGGTGAAAATCGTAGCCATTGAAAACTTGAGGAAGGGGAGAGCGCGAGAGGGGACAACCCTTTTGAAAGGGTTTCCCCTCTCGCATCCTCTTCTCCCTCCCTTTTCTACAACTCCACCTGGACGCCA encodes:
- a CDS encoding RlpA-like double-psi beta-barrel domain-containing protein translates to MRTIYFTILPLALAATLVVQSGCARTPDAKQTTPQQLQSQTAPARLTYAALGEIVDPDSVFIETSHSSIRTLRVKAMAYTACSVGKKRSKRKARAARGAWGDTLTPGIKAVAVSPDLLQMGLDHGDVITIEGLPGKYKVLDVMHRRHNKSIDIYYGDDQCGAIQWGRRSLTISWKDD